The DNA sequence ACAAAGAAAGAATGTGTCCCTAATTCAtttagcaataaaattaagggAAAGTCCCATTGCAAGAGCAAAATTTGCAAAAAGGACGACATAGCTTTAAAAAAGAACGCCAGCACAAAGCGAGACGACGCCACCAAGGAGGATGCTCCGAAAAACGAAATAAGAAGCTGGACTCGAGAAGAGGATAAAACTATGCTAGAGGTTTTGAAAGGCGAGCCGGGATCGGAACTAGTGTTCGGCAGAATACGTGAACTGTTGCCGCACAGAACCACGGCCGAAATAAAAGATAGATTCTGTCATGTCATGCATCTTTTGCAGCAAATGGCGGGCGGTGAAGTGAATCAGTAGGAAGTTGGAATTTATTAGCAATAagcagaaaatatatttataattttatatgaatacaaaaaaaaatattttacaaactggcttttattttatcatttgttacaaaaatcagtttatttgaaattacaatcttcgtttataaataattccttcaATTCTGGGGATTCATCAATCATGCGCCGTAACGAATAGGCTCTTTCTTTCACAAATGTACTTGGGTCTTTTTTAATACTCATGGATGTTAGGGAACCCGTTATCACTTCAAGTCTAGGCTCAGCGCTCTCGCCATATAACTTAGATCCTttgattaaatgtttaaaaagtttttgcaCCTCTTCTTCGGAGAAACAAGTACATAATAGTTCAAACTGCTGGTCAGAGTACTGAGTGCTTGCGTTCTTCGTCTTCGATTCTATCTTTATTGGTTCTGGACTCGGTTTCCAGCCCCTGGCTTGTTTGACTAAGTGTCTGAGCTTTTCAATAGAACAGGTTTCATAATTGGGCAAATTTATTGCGTCGTAATTTGACATTTTCCGCATATAGGCTGGAAGGTGTTCTTGCAAATGTTTCTTAGCTTTTTTAGCACATTTACAATTCGGTAGAACGAAATCTAAATAGCTGTCCAGTTTAGGTTCACGTTGGTGATCTAATATCGTAGTTCTCGATTCAATGACATTACCTAAATCAACAGGTTTTTCAggtttaatttcttttgattctttaatttttggaACAAATTCTTTTGAATCTGGGCTATCACAGTAACACGTTTTTACTTTGCAAACGCAGCAGccaatgtcaatattttttgggTTTGGAATTTCTTCTTGCAATATCTGCATTAAAGAGCTTTCTAGTTTTAGTTGTAAAAGCTGTTCAGATGATGTCACTTTAATAGGTACGTCAAAAGTGTAATCGTGGTCATCAATAAAATCCTTGTCACTGCCATGGTCATCTAGCAATTGTTTCAAAGTGTCCGTAAAAGTTTCAAAATTGTTGCAAGCCGAGTAAATACATCTTTTATTGACTACTATTACGGGAAATTGTGAGGCGCTTGAAGTGCAATGTTTGGGACAAAGTTTTTCATCTATTTTTGGTTTGTATCCTTTGTCACAAAAGAGGAAGAATGGATGAGGCTTGGCAACTGGAGTCTTTGGTTGGTCTTCTTCGGATACAAATATACTTTCAGCACTAGGATTATCCAAAACCTCACTCAACTGCAATAACATTAACTTTTCCATATTTATGAAGAAATCTGCGTGATCCGGTAAAGTactcaaacaatatttaacaaaaacttgaaatttctttacaacgtgacatacttttttttgccatatttttataaactcctgcctctttttttctttctctttTGCAAGCCGTATTTCGAATTCTTGCATTTGAAGTTCCTcctttaattcttttatttttttcttatgtttgTGCGTGGTCATAGCGATTTCTTTTTCACACTCCTCACGTTCCT is a window from the Danaus plexippus chromosome 16 unlocalized genomic scaffold, MEX_DaPlex mxdp_31, whole genome shotgun sequence genome containing:
- the LOC116772056 gene encoding uncharacterized protein LOC116772056, translating into MPKLSENYFLRKYYLETNQVPTQTTMKERMSAPLAHVYFKSMPPKLKILAGLEPPMKGGGSDWYMPPDDLLKGRAVMKPLKKKFLSQLGFDGIDYFGQRILENHQKEMEDEKVRFILENDNNWKISIEKNCRQKFEEASKEHARQNTTKIQNAFQEFTTLYMTSITRIEQMIMEASAKQIRCGQEETFNKMSSKLETLVKHQATMLYDEYTEKLMNKKAKLKEDFINQVECSRTMMGDKLHDINVEKHLAIEKLRIVLECQNLACQVYVSLKEREECEKEIAMTTHKHKKKIKELKEELQMQEFEIRLAKEKEKKRQEFIKIWQKKVCHVVKKFQVFVKYCLSTLPDHADFFINMEKLMLLQLSEVLDNPSAESIFVSEEDQPKTPVAKPHPFFLFCDKGYKPKIDEKLCPKHCTSSASQFPVIVVNKRCIYSACNNFETFTDTLKQLLDDHGSDKDFIDDHDYTFDVPIKVTSSEQLLQLKLESSLMQILQEEIPNPKNIDIGCCVCKVKTCYCDSPDSKEFVPKIKESKEIKPEKPVDLGNVIESRTTILDHQREPKLDSYLDFVLPNCKCAKKAKKHLQEHLPAYMRKMSNYDAINLPNYETCSIEKLRHLVKQARGWKPSPEPIKIESKTKNASTQYSDQQFELLCTCFSEEEVQKLFKHLIKGSKLYGESAEPRLEVITGSLTSMSIKKDPSTFVKERAYSLRRMIDESPELKELFINEDCNFK